The region GAGAAAGATTTAGTTGATAGATTAAAAAATCCTGAAAAATACGGCTTTGAAAAATTTTCTGAAGTTATAATAGCTTTAAATCCTACGGTTGAAGGAGAGGTTACGAGCGATTATTTGAAAAACTTAATTTTAAATTTAGGGTATAAAGTAACGCAGATAGCAAAAGGGATTCCAAAAGGCGGCGAGTTAGAGTATGCAGATAAAGACACAATAAAAGAAGCATTAAACAGAAGGCAATAAAATGAAAATTTACAACACCCAAACAAAAACAAAAGAAGAATTCAAGCCATTGGATTATCCTAATGTAAAAATTTTTGTTTGCGGCCCAACGGTTTATGACAAACCTCACATTGGGCATGCGAGGGTTTATGTTGTTTTTGACTCTTTTGTTAAATTTTTAAAACATCTCGGTTACAAAGTTTTTTATATTCAAAACATAACAGATATTGACGACAAAATAATTAATAAAGCCAACAAAGAGGGCGTTAGTTTTAAAGAGATAGCAATAAGATATGAAAAAGAGTATTTTGAAGCAGTAAAAAAACTTAGAATCGACAGTGTTGATAAGTATTGCAGAGCAACAGAACATATGCAGGAAATAATTTCGCAAGTGAAACGTCTTTTAGAAAAAGGTTTTGCTTATGAGACAGATGATGGAATTTATTTTGATATTTCAAAATTTAAGGAATACGGAAAATTGTCTGGAAGGAAGGAAGTTAAAGAAGAGGATGCTGTTTCAAGAATAGATGAATCTGTTAAAAAAAGAAACAAAGGAGACTTTGCTTTATGGAAATTTTCAAAAGAAGGTGAGCCTTTTTGGGAGAGCGAGTTTGGAAAAGGCAGACCTGGTTGGCATATAGAAGATACAGCAATAACAGAAAAATACTTTGGACCTCAGTATGATATTCACGGAGGAGGAATTGATTTAATTTTCCCGCACCATGAGGCAGAGTTAACGCAAATGGAGGCCTTGTCTGGAAAAAGTCCTTTTGTTAAGTATTGGATGCATCTTGGTTTTTTGAAAATTAGAGGAGAGAAAATGTCGAAAAGTTTGGGCAATTTTATAACTATTGAAGATTTCATTGAAAAGCATGGCGCCAGAGTCTTAAGATATTTTATGTTAAAAAGCCATTATAGAAGCCCTATTGATTTTACAGAAGATTTGGTTTTTCAGGCAAAAAAAGAAATTGAAAAGTTGGACGATTTTAGGGCAAGATTAGAAAAAGTTGATGGTAATGTTGGTGGGGTAAGTTTAAATGTAAAAGAGGTAGAGAATAATTTTGTGCAATCTTTAGAAGACGATTTCAACACACCAAAAGCATTTGGGGTTTTGTTTGATTTTGTAAATGAAGTAAATTCTTTAATGGATAAAGGGTTATTATCAAAGGAATTATCTGATAAAGTTTTAGATTTTCTTAATAATATAGATACTTTTTTAGGGTTTATTTATTGGGAAGAAGAAATACCACAAGAAATTATTGAGTTGGTGCAAAAGAGAGAAGAATTAAGAAGGAAAGGCGAGTGGGGCGAGGCTGATAAAATAAGAGAGGAAATACAAAGAAGAGGCTACACGATAAAAGACACAGAAAAAGGCCCAATAGTAAGGAAAAATTAAATTTATTTATTAATTATGGTTATATCGATATATACGAAATACAGACCTCAAAAGTTTTCAGATTTAATAGGGCAAGAAATAGTGGCTAACACTTTAAGGAATACTGTTAAAATGGGTTTGGTTTCTCACGCTTATTTATTTGCAGGGCCTCGGGGTTCTGGTAAAACAAGTACAGCGAGGATTCTTGCTAAAGCAGTAAACTGCGAAAACCCAAAAGATGGAGAACCTTGCAACAAGTGTAAGTTTTGCGAAGAAATAAAAAGTGGCAAAGCAATAGATATTATCGAAATAGATGCTGCTTCAAATAGAGGAATAGAAGAAATAAGAGAGTTGAAAGAAAACGCAAGATATGCTCCGTCTTTTTTAAAGTATAAAGTTTTTATAATAGACGAGTCCCACCAACTTACAAAGGAAGCAGTAAACGCCCTACTTAAAATTGTTGAAGAGCCGCCAAGCCATGTTATTTTTATTTTTGCTACAACAGACCCACAAAAAATGATTGAAACAATTATTTCAAGATGCCAAAGATTTGATTTTAAAAAACTATCAATAAGTGACATCGTCAAAAAATTAGAATACATTCTTAAAAATGAAAATATTCCTTATGAAAAAGATGCTTTAGAGTATATTGCTGTTTTTGCGCAAGGAGCGATGAGAGACGCCGAAGTTTTATTAGAGCAAATTATTTATTCTTTGCACGAGGGCGAAAAAATAACAAAAGATTTAGTTTTAAATATATTAGGTGGCGTAGACCCGCTTTTTATAAAAGAACTTTTCAGGACAATAGTTAATAAAAAGTTTCCAAAAGCAATAGAAATTTTAAATTCTTTGGTTACTAAAGGTTATTCTGCAGAAGATATTGCAAAAAACTTAATAAACTTTTTAAGAGTTGGGTTGATGTTAAAAGTAGATGGAAGTTTATCGTTAGAAGATATTCCAATATCTGTTACCAGCGATGATATAGAATTCATAAAAAGCGAGATAAAAAATGTAAACTTGAGATATTTATATAATGTTTTAGATTTGTTTTTGGAAGCGTTGCCAAAAATTAAATACGCGCCAGTTCAGCAACTTCCCTTAGAACTTGCCATTTTAAGTATTTTTGATAAAGAAGGAGAGAACAGTGGCAAGCAATAATTGAATAATTTTAATTTTTTGGTAAATTATAAGTATATCGCCAATTTTTTTTATTGCGGGGTCGTCTAATGGTAGGACAGCGGCCTTTGGAGCCGTTAATCCTGGTTCGAGTCCAGGCCCCGCAGCAAAGATTTTGCTTTTTTAAGTAGTTTCCTTATTTTATAAAAAACGGCTTATAAAATAATTACAAAACTAATAGAATTTAAAAATAAAAGAGGCGATATTTTAAGAGGCTTTTTGGTGAGTGGGAAAAAGAGTAGGAGAGAGCATGGTGTTATTTGTTTGCATGGTTTTGAAAGGACTTCTATAACAGAGAAGAAGTTTAAAACTATTTCAGATAGATTGGCTTGCAATAATATTTCTTCATTCAGATTTGATTATGCTGGCTGCGGGATTTCAGACGGTGATTTTAGATATACCACAATTAACTCAATGAAAAATGATTTTGAAAGAGCAGTAGAGTGTTCCAAAAAATTTCAAAGGTCAAGTATATTTAGGTTATTGCGCATAGTGTATCGGCATGCGTTGTTGCAAGTTGTGATATCAGCGTTTTAATAAAATTGTGCTTATAGCGCCAGCCTTAAATCAAAAAGAACTTTTGAGATATTGATTTGTTAAATCTCAAAATAGCGATGTTGATATTAATTGGGATAATTATAAAAAGTTTGTAGTGGAAAAAGAATTTGAAAAGTTTTGCAAAATAAAACAAAGAATGACAAAATTAAATTATATAAACAACGATTATTTTTTAGAAAATAAAGACAAAGGTTATTCTTTTAGTTTCAAAGATAAAGATTTTGAAAATAAAATTTTGCATATTCATGGAAATGCAGATGGTATTGTTAGCTTGAAAGTTTAAATATAGGTTTTAAAAATAAAATTATTGTAAAGAGCGGAGACCATGATCTTGAAAAGCCAAGATATGCTAAAACAGTGGATTTTGAAATGTACGCGGTTTGTAATAAAATAGAAGATTAAAAAAGTTTCAGAAATGTTTTTAAAAGTGAAAATTTTTCCTTCGTCAAAGAGAGCAGAGGTTATTAAAAAGGATAATTTTTGAAAGGTTAAAGTTTAATCTAAGCCAGAGAGGAGAGAGGCGAATAGAGAATTGGTGAAGGTTTTGTCTCAGTATTTTTGCATTCCCGAAGGTAAAATAAAAATTGTAAAGGGATTGAGAAGCAGAAATAAAATAGTCTAAATTAAATATTAAAAAATTTAATTTATGGCTAAGAAAAATAATTTTGAAAATATAGTTGATTTTTTCTTTGAGCTCGGTACTCTAAGAAAAGTAATAAGGGCACACCAGCAGGCGTTGTTTGGAAACGACGCTTCTGACAATATAGCGTCTCATACATTTAGAGTGTGTTTTATAGGATATTTTTTGGCGCAGATAGAAAAAGCAGATGCTTTTAAAGTTGTGATGATGTGTTTAGTGCATGATATTCCAGAAATAAGGACAGGCGATCAAAATAATATTCATAAAAAATATGTGAAAGCATTTGAAGATGAGGTTATAAATGATCAATTAAACGGACTTCCTTTTTCAGAATTTCTTAAAAATTTGTTCTTTGAATATGAAGAAAGAAAAACAAAAGAAGCAAAAATAGCAAAAGACGCTGATATTTTAGATGAAATTTTTCTGTTAAAAGAGTATTCTGCTACTGGCAACAAAGAAGCCGAAAGATGGCTTAAAAATCATTCTCATAGTAAATTTTTAAACACGAAAACAGCAAAAGAGATTTATAAGGTTATTATAAAAAAGAATATCTCTGATTGGTGGAAAACCTTCGCAACCTTCAACAAGAGAAGGTGATAATTACTTTTTAAACTTTTTCTCAGCTTCTTTTCTTATTTTTTCTTTAAGTTGCGTTAGATCTCTTTTATAATTGCGCGTAGTGATTTTGGCGAATATTTCATCTCCTGAGAAGAACCTTATAGAGCAGGACATTTCAAAAAACTGAGCCCTTCCAGCAGCGTTTCTGTCTTTTACTATTCTTAAAAATATATCTTTTACAGAATTCATTTTGTTTAGTGATTTTGCAATTGCTTGGAGTTTGTTAAAAACGAAATCAATATCTTGTTCTGGTATTTCGGCTTGATTTCTTATATCTATTTTAATAACTTCTTCTGGCTTTAATTGAGTTAAAGCTTCTATTACATTTCTAATTGAAATTATCCCTGTTGGTTTTTCTTGTTCGTCCGTTAGAACTATGCTTTTGTAATCTGATGTTAAAAGTCTTTCTATTATTTTTTCTATTGGCTCTTTTTCGTGAATATGGAGAGGAGTTTTTGCTATAGCACTTATTGGAAATTCTAATCTTCCTGTTAGTTCAAAGCTAAACATAGAACTTTTAGCATTCCTAGCGTTGGGTGATTTTGATGTACCGCCTGTTTTTACTCTTTGTTTTGTTGTTGGTTTTGTTAAGTATGGGAATATGTCTTTTCTTGTTACAATTCCTTTTAATGTTCCGTATTTGTTAACAAGCAGAACTCTTGAAGCGTTTTCATTTTTCATAATTTGATAAACTTTTTTCGCAGTGGTGGTAGTTTGCACAATAACAGGTTTCTGGATTTTTATATATTTGCCTATAACACCAATTAAGTCGCTGTCTAAAATAAACTTCATAATACCATCTGCTGTTATTAGATAATTTGCATTTTCTCCTTCAAAAATAGGGAAAGATATTGTTCTATGGGCTAACATGAGTTCTGCAACTTTTGTTAGAAGAGTATTTGGAGTGATGTTTGGAGGCTTTATCATTGCTGATTTTACTTGCGCTGTGAAAGGCAGCCTTGATTTAAATAGCGCCAGATATGGTGATACTATCCCGATTATGTTTTTATTTTCATCTAAAACTAAAACCGATTCATGCGAACTTGTTGTTCTTGATAGAGCCCTGTCTAAACTATCTTCAGGATAGCACGTTGGAGTTTTTTTAGTTATCGGCTCCAAATAATTTTTGATATCTCTTATTTTTATGTCCATATTTTTGATTGATTAAATTAGATTGTAATTTGGTTTTAATAATAGATATTTTATCAAATAAATTCAATTTAGCAAAATTAAATTACAAGTTGTGTTAAAAGCAGTATTTTAGCAAATATTTGAGTAGGACAGCCCTACCGACGTCATGTCGGCTAGGGCAGGTTCCTGACAATATATAAGTAACAAGCCAATAATACAGAAGTCTGCCTTCTGTACAAACTTTTTTAAGTTTAAAAATTGATATTTAATAAAATAATCAAGATTAATTGCTCAAACATAGAGCCCGTTCCAAACGTTCACGATCGTGAACGTTTGGGGCAATATGTTTTCTAATCTTTCTTGAAAAATTTAGTTTTATTTTATTTCCAACTCTGTTTATGTTGTTATGTTCGCAAATAAAGTGCTATAGCATTTTATTTCTAAAGTGTAGTTTGGCGAAAAATTTTATTAATTTTTTTGCTTACCTTTTTAATTATTTAATTAATACTTTTTAAACCGCGTTTAAAACCTCAAAACAATTCTTGCCTTAGTTTTTTGTTTTTGTTAAAATTGGTTTAATCGGTTTAAAATTGGTTTAATCGGTAAAGTATTACAATTAAAAGCAAAAATTTATGAATATTTCAAAATTGCCAGCAGGAGAACTGCCAGATAAAATAAATGTTTTTATAGAAATACCGCAAGGGTCTTTTGTAAAATATGAGAGAGATGAAGAATCAGGTTTTATTTTCGTTGACAGATTTATGTTTACTTCTATGAGTTATCCTTTTAATTATGGTTTTGTGCCGAACACCAAAGCAAAAGACGGCGATCCAGTGGATGTTTTGGTTATAAGTTCTTATAGCGTGGTGCCAGGGACTGTTATAAAAAGCAGAGTTATTGGAATGTTAGAAATGGAAGACGAAGAGGGAATAGATAATAAAATTATAGCTCTGCCAATAGAAAAGGTTGATCCTTTTTACGCCCACATAAAAGATGTTGACGATTTACCACAAGCAATAAAAGATAAAATAAAGCATTTTTTTGAAAGATATAAAGAGCTTGAAAAAGGCAAATGGGTGAGAGTTAATAAATTTCTTGGTAAAGATGAGGCTGTAAAGGAAATAGAGCAGGCTTTTTAATTTTTTTATTAAGCTTTTGTTGAGATAAAATTCATTAAATTAAAATTAAACAAAAATATGGGATTTTTTGACCAAGCAAAATTGTTATCAAATTTAATTAAAAATATGGATCCTTCGCAGATGAAAGAGTTGATGGAGCAGGCAAAACAAAGTCAGAAAATGATGGAGGAGATAGTAAGAAGAATAGTAAAAGAAGAGTTAGATAAAGTACTTTCTGTGTACGCGAAAAAAGATTGGGTAGAAGAAAATTTTAAAAAGAAAAATGAAAGCTAGAAGAAAAATAAAAACAAAAAAGGTTAAAGTTTTACCTAAGAAAGGTAAAAAAGTAAAATTAAAAGATTCTTCAGAATTGGAATTTGTAAGACTACCTTATATTAGGTTTATTGGTGTTGGCGGTGGGGCAGGTTCTATTTTAGATGAAGTGTCAAAATATATAAGCAAAAATCCTAAAATAAAATCAAAGGTTGAGTTTTATTGCATAAATTCAGACAGGCAAGCCTTGAAATCTTTATCTTCAAGGGTAAGAAAGGTTTTGATTGGTGAGAAAATCACAGGGGGTTTTGGAACCGGAGGAGATACAAAACTTGCAGAACAAATTGCAAATCAAGATATTAAAAAGATAGAACAGGTAATTGATAATAGAGATTTTTTTGTGGTTGTTAGTTGTTTGGGAGGTGGTTTCAGTAGCGGCGCTTTACCAGTTTTGTTAAAGAATATAAAAGAAAAAAAGAAAAAATCAATTGGTATTTTTACTATGCCATTTGCTTTTGAGGGCCAAAAAAGAATGACAGTTGCAAAAAAGGCGTTAAATGAGGCAAAGGATTTCGTGAATGCCTTCACGCCTATATACAACGAGAAAATATTCGATTTTATAGACAAAAATACTCCTTTAACAATGGCTTTTTCAATGATTAACAGAAAATTGGCAGAAAATCTAGAAGGATTTTTGGAGATGATTTATTTGCCTGGGTTAATAAACATAGACTTTGCAGATTTAAACACAACAGTTAGCGGAACTGGGCAATTGTTTTATTTATACTCAATAGTTTTTGATGATATGGCGAGTTTAGAAAAGTTTTCTGAATCTTCTTTTTTTGTAAAAATTAACAAATATTCTTTACAGTCTCACGAAAAATTTGTTCCCGAAAAGATTCTTTTTAATATTACTGCCGACGAATCTTTAAAACTTTATGATGTAAGTAGTATAAGTAACATAATAATCAGAGAAAACCCAAGGGCAAAAGTTATCTTTGGGATTTCTTATAATAAAAAAATGAAAAGTAAAGTTAGATTAACAATTATTTTAGTTGGCAGGTTAAAAGAAGTACTCAATCAGGCTGAAAAGAAAAAAGTTGAGATTATTTCTCAAAATAGTGGTGAAAATTTAGATACAGCGAAAAACAAAAAGGAATCCAACGGTGCTTCAAAAATAGAAAAGGTTGAAAAAACAAAAAGTAAAAAGCAAGTAGACCAAAAAGTGAAAAGGAAAAAAGCGAAAAACAAAAAAAACCAAGACAAAAAAACAGCGAAAAAAGTAAAGGTTAAAAAAAACAAGGTTGGTGACAAAAAGGAAATAAAAAATAAAACAGCGTCTATTAAAAGAACGTCTAAGAAAGATTTATTTCAAAAACCAGAAGCTAAAATAAATAAATCTATAATACAGAAGAAAAGGAGAACACCTTTAGATGTAAAAGAAATAAGAGAATTAGAAAACAAAACAATAGAAGAGCAGGAAAACAAATGGGACATACCCGCTTTTTTATTAAATAACGAAGTTAAAAAAGATGATAAATAAAATTGTTGTGCCAGTTGCAGGAAGTGGAACAAGGTTTTTGCCTTTATCAAAAGCAGTAACAAAAGAATTTTTGCCTTTGGGAGAGGAGAGTTTAATAAGTTTGTTGTTTAAAGAAATTTTGGATTCTGGTATTCAAGAGACGTTTGTAGTTGGATCTAGCAGGAATAAGGATTTATTTAAAAAGTTAATGTCAGAAGATACTCAGTTAAAATCAAAACTTGAAAAGGAAAGCAAAAAAGACGTTTTGGATAAATTAAATAAATTTAACAATGTTATTGAAAAAATTTCTTTAAAGTTTTTTTTACAAAGAAGACAAACAGGCGACGGTGGCGCTGTTTTATTTTTACAAAAATATTTAAAAGATAATAATTTTGCCGTTGCTTTTCCAGATGATGTTATAATTTATCAAGAACCTCCATTTGTGCAAATGATGAAAGTTTTCAAAAATATGCAAAGGCCTGTTATTGGTGTTTTTAAGGTACCGGCGGAGAAATCAAGTAATTATGGAGTGGTAAAGGTGGAGAAAATAGCGAACAGGTTTTATAAAATTTTAGATATAGAAGAAAAACCGAAAGAAGGTTATGAAAAAGAAAAAGAAGTTTT is a window of bacterium HR34 DNA encoding:
- the cysS gene encoding Cysteine--tRNA ligase; amino-acid sequence: MKIYNTQTKTKEEFKPLDYPNVKIFVCGPTVYDKPHIGHARVYVVFDSFVKFLKHLGYKVFYIQNITDIDDKIINKANKEGVSFKEIAIRYEKEYFEAVKKLRIDSVDKYCRATEHMQEIISQVKRLLEKGFAYETDDGIYFDISKFKEYGKLSGRKEVKEEDAVSRIDESVKKRNKGDFALWKFSKEGEPFWESEFGKGRPGWHIEDTAITEKYFGPQYDIHGGGIDLIFPHHEAELTQMEALSGKSPFVKYWMHLGFLKIRGEKMSKSLGNFITIEDFIEKHGARVLRYFMLKSHYRSPIDFTEDLVFQAKKEIEKLDDFRARLEKVDGNVGGVSLNVKEVENNFVQSLEDDFNTPKAFGVLFDFVNEVNSLMDKGLLSKELSDKVLDFLNNIDTFLGFIYWEEEIPQEIIELVQKREELRRKGEWGEADKIREEIQRRGYTIKDTEKGPIVRKN
- the dnaX_2 gene encoding DNA polymerase III subunit tau, with the translated sequence MVISIYTKYRPQKFSDLIGQEIVANTLRNTVKMGLVSHAYLFAGPRGSGKTSTARILAKAVNCENPKDGEPCNKCKFCEEIKSGKAIDIIEIDAASNRGIEEIRELKENARYAPSFLKYKVFIIDESHQLTKEAVNALLKIVEEPPSHVIFIFATTDPQKMIETIISRCQRFDFKKLSISDIVKKLEYILKNENIPYEKDALEYIAVFAQGAMRDAEVLLEQIIYSLHEGEKITKDLVLNILGGVDPLFIKELFRTIVNKKFPKAIEILNSLVTKGYSAEDIAKNLINFLRVGLMLKVDGSLSLEDIPISVTSDDIEFIKSEIKNVNLRYLYNVLDLFLEALPKIKYAPVQQLPLELAILSIFDKEGENSGKQ
- the guaB gene encoding Inosine-5'-monophosphate dehydrogenase; the protein is MDIKIRDIKNYLEPITKKTPTCYPEDSLDRALSRTTSSHESVLVLDENKNIIGIVSPYLALFKSRLPFTAQVKSAMIKPPNITPNTLLTKVAELMLAHRTISFPIFEGENANYLITADGIMKFILDSDLIGVIGKYIKIQKPVIVQTTTTAKKVYQIMKNENASRVLLVNKYGTLKGIVTRKDIFPYLTKPTTKQRVKTGGTSKSPNARNAKSSMFSFELTGRLEFPISAIAKTPLHIHEKEPIEKIIERLLTSDYKSIVLTDEQEKPTGIISIRNVIEALTQLKPEEVIKIDIRNQAEIPEQDIDFVFNKLQAIAKSLNKMNSVKDIFLRIVKDRNAAGRAQFFEMSCSIRFFSGDEIFAKITTRNYKRDLTQLKEKIRKEAEKKFKK
- the ppa gene encoding Inorganic pyrophosphatase, producing the protein MNISKLPAGELPDKINVFIEIPQGSFVKYERDEESGFIFVDRFMFTSMSYPFNYGFVPNTKAKDGDPVDVLVISSYSVVPGTVIKSRVIGMLEMEDEEGIDNKIIALPIEKVDPFYAHIKDVDDLPQAIKDKIKHFFERYKELEKGKWVRVNKFLGKDEAVKEIEQAF
- the ftsZ_2 gene encoding Cell division protein FtsZ, translated to MKARRKIKTKKVKVLPKKGKKVKLKDSSELEFVRLPYIRFIGVGGGAGSILDEVSKYISKNPKIKSKVEFYCINSDRQALKSLSSRVRKVLIGEKITGGFGTGGDTKLAEQIANQDIKKIEQVIDNRDFFVVVSCLGGGFSSGALPVLLKNIKEKKKKSIGIFTMPFAFEGQKRMTVAKKALNEAKDFVNAFTPIYNEKIFDFIDKNTPLTMAFSMINRKLAENLEGFLEMIYLPGLINIDFADLNTTVSGTGQLFYLYSIVFDDMASLEKFSESSFFVKINKYSLQSHEKFVPEKILFNITADESLKLYDVSSISNIIIRENPRAKVIFGISYNKKMKSKVRLTIILVGRLKEVLNQAEKKKVEIISQNSGENLDTAKNKKESNGASKIEKVEKTKSKKQVDQKVKRKKAKNKKNQDKKTAKKVKVKKNKVGDKKEIKNKTASIKRTSKKDLFQKPEAKINKSIIQKKRRTPLDVKEIRELENKTIEEQENKWDIPAFLLNNEVKKDDK
- the gtaB gene encoding UTP--glucose-1-phosphate uridylyltransferase, whose protein sequence is MINKIVVPVAGSGTRFLPLSKAVTKEFLPLGEESLISLLFKEILDSGIQETFVVGSSRNKDLFKKLMSEDTQLKSKLEKESKKDVLDKLNKFNNVIEKISLKFFLQRRQTGDGGAVLFLQKYLKDNNFAVAFPDDVIIYQEPPFVQMMKVFKNMQRPVIGVFKVPAEKSSNYGVVKVEKIANRFYKILDIEEKPKEGYEKEKEVFVIVGRYIFTSDIFEYIKSSKAKHGELKLAFALKNMIKNGKMVYGYEIKGDWLECGSKEEYIRSFVRYALKYYEFKDSILKMIKNLNVKNGN